From one Anoplolepis gracilipes chromosome 10, ASM4749672v1, whole genome shotgun sequence genomic stretch:
- the LOC140670481 gene encoding uncharacterized protein codes for MQVAEKEMVRDEYPVPEEGKREENMEEIVQPEENNPDNVNEEMDCTEDEEQPDDINTCLEEDAYSDIGIKALEDELDHLETALDHLEKKNDDIHAELIELLQSNREARKQFQESLQIESQQSQ; via the exons ATGCAAGTGGCAGAAAAAGAAATGGTCAGAGACGAATATCCAGTTCCGGaggaaggaaaaagagaggaaaacaTGGAGGAAATTGTACAACCGGAAGAAAATAATCCCGATAACGTCAATGAAGAAATGGACTGTACCGAGGACGAAGAACAGCCCGATGACATTAATACATGTCTGGAGGAAGATGCATATTCCGATAtcg GTATTAAAGCATTAGAGGATGAGTTGGACCATTTGGAAACTGCTCTGGACCATTTAGAAAAGAAGAATGATGATATACATgcagaattaattgaattgttGCAATCTAATCGCGAGGCTAGGAAACAATTTCAAGAATCCCTACAAATTGAGAGTCAACAATCAcagtga